The Macaca fascicularis isolate 582-1 chromosome 11, T2T-MFA8v1.1 genome includes a region encoding these proteins:
- the PITPNM2 gene encoding membrane-associated phosphatidylinositol transfer protein 2 isoform X10, with protein MIIKEYRIPLPMTVEEYRIAQLYMIQVLLSPQKKSRNETYGEGSGVEILENRPYTDGPGGSGQYTHKVYHVGMHIPSWFRSILPKAALRVVEESWNAYPYTRTRFTCPFVEKFSIDIETFYKTDAGENPDVFNLSPVEKNQLTIDFIDIVKDPVPHHEYKTEEDPKLFQSTKTQRGPLSDNWIEEYKKQVFPIMCAYKLCKVEFRYWGMQSKIERFIHDTGLRRVMVRAHRQAWCWQDEWYGLSMENIRELEKEAQLMLSRKMAQFNEDGEEATELVKHEAASDQASGEPPEPSSSNGEPLVGRGLKKQWSTSSKSSRSSKRGASAMLVRPVGCPPCLLPAPGSLWALPLQLAVILRFCLPASPSRHSISEWRMQSIARDSDESSDDEFFDAHEDLSDTEEMFPKDITKWSSNDLMDKIESPEPEDTQDGLYRQSAPEFRVASSVEQLNIIEDEVSQPLAAPPSKIHVLLLVLHGGTILDTGAGDPSSKKGDANTIANVFDTVMRVHYPSALGRLAIRLVPCPPVCSDAFALVSNLSPYSHDEGCLSSSQDHIPLAALPLLATSSPQYQEAVATVIQRANLAYGDFIKSQEGMTFNGQVCLIGDCVGGILAFDALCYSNQPVSESQSSSRRGSVVSMQDNDLLSPGILVNAAHCSGGGGGGGGNSGGGGSSGGSSLESSRHLSRSNVDIPRSNGTEDPKRQLPRKRSDSSTYELDTIQQHQAFLSSLHASMLRTEPCSRRSSSSTMLDGTGALGRFDFEITDLFLFGCPLGLVLALRKTVIPALDVFQLRPACQQVYNLFHPADPSASRLEPLLERRFHALPPFSVPRYQRYPLGDGCSTLLADVLQTYNAAFQEHATPSSPSTAPASRGFRRASEISIASQVSGMAESYTASSIAQKAPDALSHTPSVRRLSLLALPPPRPITPGPHPPARQASPSLERAPGLPELDIREVAAKWWGQKRIDYALYCPDALTAFPTVALPHLFHASYWESTDVVSFLLRQVMRHDNSSILELDGKEVSVFTPSKPREKWQRKRTHVKLRNVTANHRINDALANEDGPQVLTGRFMYGPLDMVTLTGEKVDVHIMTQPPSGEWLYLDTLVTNNSGRVSYTIPESHRLGVGVYPIKMVVRGDHTFADSYITVLPKGTEFVVFSIDGSFAASVSIMGSDPKVRAGAVDVVRHWQDLGYLIIYVTGRPDMQKQRVVAWLAQHNFPHGVVSFCDGLVHDPLRHKANFLKLLISELHLRVHAAYGSTKDVAVYSAISLSPMQIYIVGRPTKKLQQQCQFITDGYAAHLAQLKYSHRARPARNTATRMALRKGSFGLPGQGDFLRSRNHLLRTISAQPSGPSHRHERTQSQADGEQRGQRSMSMAAGCWGRAMTGRLEPGAATGSK; from the exons GTTCACCTGCCCTTTCGTGGAGAAATTCTCCATCGACATCGAAACCTTTTATAAAACTGATGCTGGAGAAAACCCCGATGTGTTCAACCTCTCTCCTGTGGAAAAGAACCAGCTGACAATCG ACTTCATCGACATTGTCAAAGACCCTGTGCCCCACCATGAGTATAAGACAGAAGAGGACCCCAAACTGTTCCAGTCAACGAAGACCCAGCGGGGGCCTCTGTCAGACAACTGGATCGAGGAGTACAAGAAGCAGGTCTTCCCCATCATGTGTGCGTACAAGCTCTGCAAGGTGGAGTTCCGCTACTGGGGCATGCAGTCCAAGATCGAGAGGTTCATCCATGACACCG GACTACGGAGGGTGATGGTGCGGGCTCACCGGCAGGCCTGGTGCTGGCAGGACGAGTGGTATGGGCTGAGCATGGAGAACATCCGGGAGCTGGAGAAGGAGGCGCAGCTCATGCTTTCCCGCAAGATGGCCCAGTTCAATGAGGATGGTGAGGAGGCCACCGAGCTCGTCAAGCACGAAGCCGCCTCGGACCAGGCCTCTGGGGAGCCCCCGGAGCCCAGCAGCAGCAATGGGGAGCCCCTGGTGGGGCGGGGCCTCAAGAAACAGTGGTCCACATCCTCCAAGTCGTCTCGGTCGTCCAAGCGGGGAG CCTCTGCGATGCTTGTCAGGCCTGTGGGttgccctccctgcctcctgccagcTCCGGGCAGCCTCTGGGCCCTTCCTCTCCAGTTGGCGGTCATTCTGAGGTTTTGCCTTCCAGCGAGTCCTTCCCGCCACAGCATCTCGGAGTGGAGGATGCAGAGTATCGCCAGGGACTCGGACGAGAGCTCAGACGACGAGTTCTTCGATGCGCACG AGGACCTGTCTGACACAGAGGAAATGTTCCCCAAGGACATCACCAAGTGGAGTTCCAATGACCTCATGGACAAGATCGAGAGCCCAGAGCCGGAAGACACACAAG ATGGTCTGTACCGCCAGAGCGCCCCTGAGTTCAGGGTGGCCTCCAGTGTGGAGCAGCTGAACATCATAGAG GACGAGGTTAGCCAGCCGCTGGCTGCACCGCCCTCCAAGATCCACGTGCTGCTACTGGTGCTGCACGGAGGCACCATCCTGGACACGGGCGCCGGGGACCCCAGTTCCAAGAAGGGTGATGCCAACACCATCGCCAACGTGTTCGACACCGTCATGCGCGTGCACTACCCCAGCGCCCTGGGCCGCCTTGCCATCCGCCTGGTGCCCTGCCCACCTGTCTGCTCTGACGCCTTTGCCCTGGTCTCCAA cctcagcccctaCAGCCATGACGAAGGCTGTCTGTCCAGCAGTCAGGACCACATTCCCCTGGCTGCCCTCCCCCTGCTGGCCACCTCCTCCCCCCAGTACCAGGAGGCGGTTGCCACAGTGATTCAGCGAGCCAACCTTGCGTATGGGGACTTCATCAAGTCCCAGGAGGGCATGACCTTCAATGGGCAG GTCTGCCTGATTGGGGACTGCGTCGGGGGCATCCTGGCATTTGATGCCCTATGCTACAGCAACCAGCCAGTGTCTGAGAGTCAGAGCAGCAGCCGCCGGGGCAGTGTGGTCAGCATGCAG GACAACGACCTGCTGTCCCCGGGCATTCTGGTGAATGCAGCACACTGCTccggtggtggcggtggcggtggtggcaacagtggtggtggtggcagtagtGGTGGCTCCAGCCTGGAGAGCAGTCGGCACCTGAGCCGAAGCAACGTCGACATCCCCCGCAGCAATGGCACCGAGGACCCCAAAAGGCAGCTACCCCGCAAGAGAAGCGACTCGTCCACCTATGAGCTAGACACCATCCAGCAGCACCAGGCCTTCCTGTCCAG cctccatgcCAGCATGCTGAGGACTGAGCCCTGCTCACGCCGTTCCAGCAGCTCCACCATGCTGGACGGCACAGGTGCCCTGGGCAGGTTTGACTTTGAGATCACGGACCTCTTCCTCTTCGGGTGCCCGCTGGGGCTGGTCCTGGCCTTGAGGAAGACTGTCATCCCAGCCCTGGATG ttttCCAGCTGCGGCCGGCCTGCCAGCAAGTCTACAACCTCTTCCACCCCGCGGACCCGTCAGCGTCGCGCCTGGAGCCGCTGCTGGAACGGCGCTTCCACGCTCTGCCGCCTTTCAGTGTCCCCCGCTACCAACGCTACCCGCTGGGGGACGGCTGCTCCACACTGCTGG CGGATGTGCTCCAGACCTACAATGCGGCCTTCCAAGAGCATGCCACCCCCTCCTCGCCCAGCACTGCCCCTGCCAGTCGTGGCTTCCGCCGAGCCAGTGAGATCAGCATCGCCAGCCAGGTGTCAGGCATGGCCGAGAGCTACACGGCATCCAGCATTGCCCAGA AGGCCCCCGATGCGCTCAGCCATACCCCCAGCGTCAGGCGTCTGTCCCTGCTcgccctgcccccaccccgcccTATCACCCCTGGCCCCCACCCTCCAGCCAGGCAGGCGAGCCCCAGCCTGGAGAGGGCCCCTGGCCTCCCTGAGCTGGACATCAGAGAAG TCGCTGCAAAGTGGTGGGGCCAGAAGCGGATCGACTATGCCCTGTACTGCCCTGATGCCCTCACGGCCTTCCCCACGGTGGCTCTGCCTCACCTCTTCCACGCCAGCTACTGGGAGTCAACAGACGTGGTCTCCTTCCTGCTGAGACAG GTCATGAGGCATGACAACTCCAGCATCTTGGAGCTGGATGGCAAAGAGGTGTCGGTGTTCACCCCCTCCAAGCCAAGGGAGAAGTGGCAGCGCAAGCGGACCCACGTGAAGCTGCGG AACGTGACGGCCAACCACCGGATCAATGATGCCCTCGCCAATGAGGACGGCCCCCAGGTTCTGACGGGCAGGTTCATGTATGGGCCCCTGGACATGGTCACCCTGACTGGGGAGAAG GTGGATGTGCACATCATGACCCAGCCACCCTCGGGCGAGTGGCTCTACCTGGATACGCTGGTGACCAACAACAGTGGGCGTGTCTCCTACACCATCCCTGAGTCGCACCGCCTGGGCGTGGGTGTCTACCCCATCAAGATGGTGGTCAG GGGAGACCACACGTTTGCCGACAGCTACATCACTGTGCTGCCCAAGGGCACAGAGTTCGTGGTCTTCAGCATCGACGGCTCCTTTGCCGCTAGCGTGTCCATCATGGGCAGCGACCCCAAGGTGCGGGCCGGGGCCGTGGACGTGGTGCG GCACTGGCAGGACCTGGGCTACCTCATCATCTACGTGACGGGCCGGCCCGACATGCAGAAGCAGCGGGTGGTGGCGTGGTTGGCCCAGCACAACTTCCCCCACGGCGTGGTGTCCTTCTGTGACGGCCTGGTGCATGACCCGCTGCGGCACAAGGCCAACTTCCTGAAGCTGCTCATCTCCGAG CTGCACCTGCGTGTGCACGCGGCCTACGGCTCCACCAAGGACGTGGCGGTCTACAGCGCCATCAGCCTGTCCCCCATGCAGATCTACATCGTGGGCCGGCCTACCAAGAAGCTGCAGCAGCAGTGCCAG TTCATCACGGACGGCTATGCAGCCCACCTGGCGCAGCTGAAGTACAGCCACCGGGCGCGGCCTGCTCGCAACACAGCCACCCGCATGGCGCTGCGCAAGGGCAGCTTCGGCCTGCCTGGCCAGGGCGACTTCCTGCGTTCCCGGAACCACCTGCTTCGCACCATCTCGGCCCAGCCCAGCGGGCCCAGCCACCGGCACGAGCGGACACAGAGCCAGGCAGATGGCGAGCAGCGGGGCCAGCGCAGCATGAGCATGGCGGCCGGCTGCTGGGGCCGCGCCATGACTGGCCGCCTGGAGCCGGGGGCGGCCACGGGCTCCAAGTAG
- the PITPNM2 gene encoding membrane-associated phosphatidylinositol transfer protein 2 isoform X28, which produces MIIKEYRIPLPMTVEEYRIAQLYMIQKKSRNETYGEGSGVEILENRPYTDGPGGSGQYTHKVYHVGMHIPSWFRSILPKAALRVVEESWNAYPYTRTRFTCPFVEKFSIDIETFYKTDAGENPDVFNLSPVEKNQLTIDFIDIVKDPVPHHEYKTEEDPKLFQSTKTQRGPLSDNWIEEYKKQVFPIMCAYKLCKVEFRYWGMQSKIERFIHDTGLRRVMVRAHRQAWCWQDEWYGLSMENIRELEKEAQLMLSRKMAQFNEDGEEATELVKHEAASDQASGEPPEPSSSNGEPLVGRGLKKQWSTSSKSSRSSKRGASPSRHSISEWRMQSIARDSDESSDDEFFDAHEDLSDTEEMFPKDITKWSSNDLMDKIESPEPEDTQDGLYRQSAPEFRVASSVEQLNIIEDEVSQPLAAPPSKIHVLLLVLHGGTILDTGAGDPSSKKGDANTIANVFDTVMRVHYPSALGRLAIRLVPCPPVCSDAFALVSNLSPYSHDEGCLSSSQDHIPLAALPLLATSSPQYQEAVATVIQRANLAYGDFIKSQEGMTFNGQVCLIGDCVGGILAFDALCYSNQPVSESQSSSRRGSVVSMQDNDLLSPGILVNAAHCSGGGGGGGGNSGGGGSSGGSSLESSRHLSRSNVDIPRSNGTEDPKRQLPRKRSDSSTYELDTIQQHQAFLSSSTMLDGTGALGRFDFEITDLFLFGCPLGLVLALRKTVIPALDVFQLRPACQQVYNLFHPADPSASRLEPLLERRFHALPPFSVPRYQRYPLGDGCSTLLADVLQTYNAAFQEHATPSSPSTAPASRGFRRASEISIASQVSGMAESYTASSIAQIAAKWWGQKRIDYALYCPDALTAFPTVALPHLFHASYWESTDVVSFLLRQVMRHDNSSILELDGKEVSVFTPSKPREKWQRKRTHVKLRNVTANHRINDALANEDGPQVLTGRFMYGPLDMVTLTGEKVDVHIMTQPPSGEWLYLDTLVTNNSGRVSYTIPESHRLGVGVYPIKMVVRGDHTFADSYITVLPKGTEFVVFSIDGSFAASVSIMGSDPKVRAGAVDVVRHWQDLGYLIIYVTGRPDMQKQRVVAWLAQHNFPHGVVSFCDGLVHDPLRHKANFLKLLISELHLRVHAAYGSTKDVAVYSAISLSPMQIYIVGRPTKKLQQQCQFITDGYAAHLAQLKYSHRARPARNTATRMALRKGSFGLPGQGDFLRSRNHLLRTISAQPSGPSHRHERTQSQADGEQRGQRSMSMAAGCWGRAMTGRLEPGAATGSK; this is translated from the exons GTTCACCTGCCCTTTCGTGGAGAAATTCTCCATCGACATCGAAACCTTTTATAAAACTGATGCTGGAGAAAACCCCGATGTGTTCAACCTCTCTCCTGTGGAAAAGAACCAGCTGACAATCG ACTTCATCGACATTGTCAAAGACCCTGTGCCCCACCATGAGTATAAGACAGAAGAGGACCCCAAACTGTTCCAGTCAACGAAGACCCAGCGGGGGCCTCTGTCAGACAACTGGATCGAGGAGTACAAGAAGCAGGTCTTCCCCATCATGTGTGCGTACAAGCTCTGCAAGGTGGAGTTCCGCTACTGGGGCATGCAGTCCAAGATCGAGAGGTTCATCCATGACACCG GACTACGGAGGGTGATGGTGCGGGCTCACCGGCAGGCCTGGTGCTGGCAGGACGAGTGGTATGGGCTGAGCATGGAGAACATCCGGGAGCTGGAGAAGGAGGCGCAGCTCATGCTTTCCCGCAAGATGGCCCAGTTCAATGAGGATGGTGAGGAGGCCACCGAGCTCGTCAAGCACGAAGCCGCCTCGGACCAGGCCTCTGGGGAGCCCCCGGAGCCCAGCAGCAGCAATGGGGAGCCCCTGGTGGGGCGGGGCCTCAAGAAACAGTGGTCCACATCCTCCAAGTCGTCTCGGTCGTCCAAGCGGGGAG CGAGTCCTTCCCGCCACAGCATCTCGGAGTGGAGGATGCAGAGTATCGCCAGGGACTCGGACGAGAGCTCAGACGACGAGTTCTTCGATGCGCACG AGGACCTGTCTGACACAGAGGAAATGTTCCCCAAGGACATCACCAAGTGGAGTTCCAATGACCTCATGGACAAGATCGAGAGCCCAGAGCCGGAAGACACACAAG ATGGTCTGTACCGCCAGAGCGCCCCTGAGTTCAGGGTGGCCTCCAGTGTGGAGCAGCTGAACATCATAGAG GACGAGGTTAGCCAGCCGCTGGCTGCACCGCCCTCCAAGATCCACGTGCTGCTACTGGTGCTGCACGGAGGCACCATCCTGGACACGGGCGCCGGGGACCCCAGTTCCAAGAAGGGTGATGCCAACACCATCGCCAACGTGTTCGACACCGTCATGCGCGTGCACTACCCCAGCGCCCTGGGCCGCCTTGCCATCCGCCTGGTGCCCTGCCCACCTGTCTGCTCTGACGCCTTTGCCCTGGTCTCCAA cctcagcccctaCAGCCATGACGAAGGCTGTCTGTCCAGCAGTCAGGACCACATTCCCCTGGCTGCCCTCCCCCTGCTGGCCACCTCCTCCCCCCAGTACCAGGAGGCGGTTGCCACAGTGATTCAGCGAGCCAACCTTGCGTATGGGGACTTCATCAAGTCCCAGGAGGGCATGACCTTCAATGGGCAG GTCTGCCTGATTGGGGACTGCGTCGGGGGCATCCTGGCATTTGATGCCCTATGCTACAGCAACCAGCCAGTGTCTGAGAGTCAGAGCAGCAGCCGCCGGGGCAGTGTGGTCAGCATGCAG GACAACGACCTGCTGTCCCCGGGCATTCTGGTGAATGCAGCACACTGCTccggtggtggcggtggcggtggtggcaacagtggtggtggtggcagtagtGGTGGCTCCAGCCTGGAGAGCAGTCGGCACCTGAGCCGAAGCAACGTCGACATCCCCCGCAGCAATGGCACCGAGGACCCCAAAAGGCAGCTACCCCGCAAGAGAAGCGACTCGTCCACCTATGAGCTAGACACCATCCAGCAGCACCAGGCCTTCCTGTCCAG CTCCACCATGCTGGACGGCACAGGTGCCCTGGGCAGGTTTGACTTTGAGATCACGGACCTCTTCCTCTTCGGGTGCCCGCTGGGGCTGGTCCTGGCCTTGAGGAAGACTGTCATCCCAGCCCTGGATG ttttCCAGCTGCGGCCGGCCTGCCAGCAAGTCTACAACCTCTTCCACCCCGCGGACCCGTCAGCGTCGCGCCTGGAGCCGCTGCTGGAACGGCGCTTCCACGCTCTGCCGCCTTTCAGTGTCCCCCGCTACCAACGCTACCCGCTGGGGGACGGCTGCTCCACACTGCTGG CGGATGTGCTCCAGACCTACAATGCGGCCTTCCAAGAGCATGCCACCCCCTCCTCGCCCAGCACTGCCCCTGCCAGTCGTGGCTTCCGCCGAGCCAGTGAGATCAGCATCGCCAGCCAGGTGTCAGGCATGGCCGAGAGCTACACGGCATCCAGCATTGCCCAGA TCGCTGCAAAGTGGTGGGGCCAGAAGCGGATCGACTATGCCCTGTACTGCCCTGATGCCCTCACGGCCTTCCCCACGGTGGCTCTGCCTCACCTCTTCCACGCCAGCTACTGGGAGTCAACAGACGTGGTCTCCTTCCTGCTGAGACAG GTCATGAGGCATGACAACTCCAGCATCTTGGAGCTGGATGGCAAAGAGGTGTCGGTGTTCACCCCCTCCAAGCCAAGGGAGAAGTGGCAGCGCAAGCGGACCCACGTGAAGCTGCGG AACGTGACGGCCAACCACCGGATCAATGATGCCCTCGCCAATGAGGACGGCCCCCAGGTTCTGACGGGCAGGTTCATGTATGGGCCCCTGGACATGGTCACCCTGACTGGGGAGAAG GTGGATGTGCACATCATGACCCAGCCACCCTCGGGCGAGTGGCTCTACCTGGATACGCTGGTGACCAACAACAGTGGGCGTGTCTCCTACACCATCCCTGAGTCGCACCGCCTGGGCGTGGGTGTCTACCCCATCAAGATGGTGGTCAG GGGAGACCACACGTTTGCCGACAGCTACATCACTGTGCTGCCCAAGGGCACAGAGTTCGTGGTCTTCAGCATCGACGGCTCCTTTGCCGCTAGCGTGTCCATCATGGGCAGCGACCCCAAGGTGCGGGCCGGGGCCGTGGACGTGGTGCG GCACTGGCAGGACCTGGGCTACCTCATCATCTACGTGACGGGCCGGCCCGACATGCAGAAGCAGCGGGTGGTGGCGTGGTTGGCCCAGCACAACTTCCCCCACGGCGTGGTGTCCTTCTGTGACGGCCTGGTGCATGACCCGCTGCGGCACAAGGCCAACTTCCTGAAGCTGCTCATCTCCGAG CTGCACCTGCGTGTGCACGCGGCCTACGGCTCCACCAAGGACGTGGCGGTCTACAGCGCCATCAGCCTGTCCCCCATGCAGATCTACATCGTGGGCCGGCCTACCAAGAAGCTGCAGCAGCAGTGCCAG TTCATCACGGACGGCTATGCAGCCCACCTGGCGCAGCTGAAGTACAGCCACCGGGCGCGGCCTGCTCGCAACACAGCCACCCGCATGGCGCTGCGCAAGGGCAGCTTCGGCCTGCCTGGCCAGGGCGACTTCCTGCGTTCCCGGAACCACCTGCTTCGCACCATCTCGGCCCAGCCCAGCGGGCCCAGCCACCGGCACGAGCGGACACAGAGCCAGGCAGATGGCGAGCAGCGGGGCCAGCGCAGCATGAGCATGGCGGCCGGCTGCTGGGGCCGCGCCATGACTGGCCGCCTGGAGCCGGGGGCGGCCACGGGCTCCAAGTAG
- the PITPNM2 gene encoding membrane-associated phosphatidylinositol transfer protein 2 isoform X31 yields MWPWPTRWPRGRQAELSVSNKAVLDEVSQPLAAPPSKIHVLLLVLHGGTILDTGAGDPSSKKGDANTIANVFDTVMRVHYPSALGRLAIRLVPCPPVCSDAFALVSNLSPYSHDEGCLSSSQDHIPLAALPLLATSSPQYQEAVATVIQRANLAYGDFIKSQEGMTFNGQVCLIGDCVGGILAFDALCYSNQPVSESQSSSRRGSVVSMQDNDLLSPGILVNAAHCSGGGGGGGGNSGGGGSSGGSSLESSRHLSRSNVDIPRSNGTEDPKRQLPRKRSDSSTYELDTIQQHQAFLSSLHASMLRTEPCSRRSSSSTMLDGTGALGRFDFEITDLFLFGCPLGLVLALRKTVIPALDVFQLRPACQQVYNLFHPADPSASRLEPLLERRFHALPPFSVPRYQRYPLGDGCSTLLVETVQRNPELVLEGGPLAPLPHGDSFLETSMPVPAPTWQDGPRPGSAESDVLQTYNAAFQEHATPSSPSTAPASRGFRRASEISIASQVSGMAESYTASSIAQKAPDALSHTPSVRRLSLLALPPPRPITPGPHPPARQASPSLERAPGLPELDIREVAAKWWGQKRIDYALYCPDALTAFPTVALPHLFHASYWESTDVVSFLLRQVMRHDNSSILELDGKEVSVFTPSKPREKWQRKRTHVKLRNVTANHRINDALANEDGPQVLTGRFMYGPLDMVTLTGEKVDVHIMTQPPSGEWLYLDTLVTNNSGRVSYTIPESHRLGVGVYPIKMVVRGDHTFADSYITVLPKGTEFVVFSIDGSFAASVSIMGSDPKVRAGAVDVVRHWQDLGYLIIYVTGRPDMQKQRVVAWLAQHNFPHGVVSFCDGLVHDPLRHKANFLKLLISELHLRVHAAYGSTKDVAVYSAISLSPMQIYIVGRPTKKLQQQCQFITDGYAAHLAQLKYSHRARPARNTATRMALRKGSFGLPGQGDFLRSRNHLLRTISAQPSGPSHRHERTQSQADGEQRGQRSMSMAAGCWGRAMTGRLEPGAATGSK; encoded by the exons ATGTGGCCGTGGCCGACAAGATGGCCCCGCGGGAGGCAGGCGGAGCTCAGTGTGTCCAATAAAGCTGTCTTG GACGAGGTTAGCCAGCCGCTGGCTGCACCGCCCTCCAAGATCCACGTGCTGCTACTGGTGCTGCACGGAGGCACCATCCTGGACACGGGCGCCGGGGACCCCAGTTCCAAGAAGGGTGATGCCAACACCATCGCCAACGTGTTCGACACCGTCATGCGCGTGCACTACCCCAGCGCCCTGGGCCGCCTTGCCATCCGCCTGGTGCCCTGCCCACCTGTCTGCTCTGACGCCTTTGCCCTGGTCTCCAA cctcagcccctaCAGCCATGACGAAGGCTGTCTGTCCAGCAGTCAGGACCACATTCCCCTGGCTGCCCTCCCCCTGCTGGCCACCTCCTCCCCCCAGTACCAGGAGGCGGTTGCCACAGTGATTCAGCGAGCCAACCTTGCGTATGGGGACTTCATCAAGTCCCAGGAGGGCATGACCTTCAATGGGCAG GTCTGCCTGATTGGGGACTGCGTCGGGGGCATCCTGGCATTTGATGCCCTATGCTACAGCAACCAGCCAGTGTCTGAGAGTCAGAGCAGCAGCCGCCGGGGCAGTGTGGTCAGCATGCAG GACAACGACCTGCTGTCCCCGGGCATTCTGGTGAATGCAGCACACTGCTccggtggtggcggtggcggtggtggcaacagtggtggtggtggcagtagtGGTGGCTCCAGCCTGGAGAGCAGTCGGCACCTGAGCCGAAGCAACGTCGACATCCCCCGCAGCAATGGCACCGAGGACCCCAAAAGGCAGCTACCCCGCAAGAGAAGCGACTCGTCCACCTATGAGCTAGACACCATCCAGCAGCACCAGGCCTTCCTGTCCAG cctccatgcCAGCATGCTGAGGACTGAGCCCTGCTCACGCCGTTCCAGCAGCTCCACCATGCTGGACGGCACAGGTGCCCTGGGCAGGTTTGACTTTGAGATCACGGACCTCTTCCTCTTCGGGTGCCCGCTGGGGCTGGTCCTGGCCTTGAGGAAGACTGTCATCCCAGCCCTGGATG ttttCCAGCTGCGGCCGGCCTGCCAGCAAGTCTACAACCTCTTCCACCCCGCGGACCCGTCAGCGTCGCGCCTGGAGCCGCTGCTGGAACGGCGCTTCCACGCTCTGCCGCCTTTCAGTGTCCCCCGCTACCAACGCTACCCGCTGGGGGACGGCTGCTCCACACTGCTGG TCGAGACCGTGCAGAGAAACCCTGAGCTGGTCCTGGAGGGCGGCCCCCTGGCCCCTCTCCCCCACGGGGACAGCTTCCTGGAAACCAGTATGCCTGTTCCCGCGCCCACCTGGCAAGACGGGCCCCGCCCGGGCTCTGCCGAGT CGGATGTGCTCCAGACCTACAATGCGGCCTTCCAAGAGCATGCCACCCCCTCCTCGCCCAGCACTGCCCCTGCCAGTCGTGGCTTCCGCCGAGCCAGTGAGATCAGCATCGCCAGCCAGGTGTCAGGCATGGCCGAGAGCTACACGGCATCCAGCATTGCCCAGA AGGCCCCCGATGCGCTCAGCCATACCCCCAGCGTCAGGCGTCTGTCCCTGCTcgccctgcccccaccccgcccTATCACCCCTGGCCCCCACCCTCCAGCCAGGCAGGCGAGCCCCAGCCTGGAGAGGGCCCCTGGCCTCCCTGAGCTGGACATCAGAGAAG TCGCTGCAAAGTGGTGGGGCCAGAAGCGGATCGACTATGCCCTGTACTGCCCTGATGCCCTCACGGCCTTCCCCACGGTGGCTCTGCCTCACCTCTTCCACGCCAGCTACTGGGAGTCAACAGACGTGGTCTCCTTCCTGCTGAGACAG GTCATGAGGCATGACAACTCCAGCATCTTGGAGCTGGATGGCAAAGAGGTGTCGGTGTTCACCCCCTCCAAGCCAAGGGAGAAGTGGCAGCGCAAGCGGACCCACGTGAAGCTGCGG AACGTGACGGCCAACCACCGGATCAATGATGCCCTCGCCAATGAGGACGGCCCCCAGGTTCTGACGGGCAGGTTCATGTATGGGCCCCTGGACATGGTCACCCTGACTGGGGAGAAG GTGGATGTGCACATCATGACCCAGCCACCCTCGGGCGAGTGGCTCTACCTGGATACGCTGGTGACCAACAACAGTGGGCGTGTCTCCTACACCATCCCTGAGTCGCACCGCCTGGGCGTGGGTGTCTACCCCATCAAGATGGTGGTCAG GGGAGACCACACGTTTGCCGACAGCTACATCACTGTGCTGCCCAAGGGCACAGAGTTCGTGGTCTTCAGCATCGACGGCTCCTTTGCCGCTAGCGTGTCCATCATGGGCAGCGACCCCAAGGTGCGGGCCGGGGCCGTGGACGTGGTGCG GCACTGGCAGGACCTGGGCTACCTCATCATCTACGTGACGGGCCGGCCCGACATGCAGAAGCAGCGGGTGGTGGCGTGGTTGGCCCAGCACAACTTCCCCCACGGCGTGGTGTCCTTCTGTGACGGCCTGGTGCATGACCCGCTGCGGCACAAGGCCAACTTCCTGAAGCTGCTCATCTCCGAG CTGCACCTGCGTGTGCACGCGGCCTACGGCTCCACCAAGGACGTGGCGGTCTACAGCGCCATCAGCCTGTCCCCCATGCAGATCTACATCGTGGGCCGGCCTACCAAGAAGCTGCAGCAGCAGTGCCAG TTCATCACGGACGGCTATGCAGCCCACCTGGCGCAGCTGAAGTACAGCCACCGGGCGCGGCCTGCTCGCAACACAGCCACCCGCATGGCGCTGCGCAAGGGCAGCTTCGGCCTGCCTGGCCAGGGCGACTTCCTGCGTTCCCGGAACCACCTGCTTCGCACCATCTCGGCCCAGCCCAGCGGGCCCAGCCACCGGCACGAGCGGACACAGAGCCAGGCAGATGGCGAGCAGCGGGGCCAGCGCAGCATGAGCATGGCGGCCGGCTGCTGGGGCCGCGCCATGACTGGCCGCCTGGAGCCGGGGGCGGCCACGGGCTCCAAGTAG